The sequence below is a genomic window from Brooklawnia cerclae.
TCCCGATCGTGCGTCCGCTGAGCGAGTCGCTGGTCGGTGACGAGATCCAGGTGGTGATGGGCATCGTCAACGGCACGACGAACTACATCCTCGACAAGATGACCGCCGAGGGCATGGACTACCAGACCGCCCTCGTGCAGGCCCAGGACCTCGGGTACGCCGAGGCCGATCCCACCGCGGACGTCGAGGGGCACGACGCGGCGGCGAAGGCCGCGTTGCTCGCCAGCCTCGCGTTCCACACACGCGTCCGGGGCGACCAGGTGCATCGCGAGGGCATCACCGGCGTCGCGCCGCAGGACATCCGTGCGGCACGCGGCCTGGGATGCGTGGTGAAACTGCTGGCGGTGGCCAAGCTCCTCGACGACGGCCAGATCAGCGTGCGCGTCCACCCGGCCATGGTGCCGAACACGCATCCGCTCGCCTCGGTGAAGGGCGCGTACAACGCCATCTTCGTCGAGGCAGCTGCGGCGGGGCGCCTGATGTTCCTCGGACCGGGCGCGGGCGGCGCGCCGACGGCCAGCGCCGTGGTCGGCGACCTGGTGACAGTGGCCCGCAACCGGTCGCGGGGCGTCGTCGGCCCCGTGCAGCCCATGTACAACGACCACGAGGTCGCCCCGATGGGCCTGGTGACCACGCGCTACTTCGTCCGGCTGAGGGTGCAGGACGAGCCCGGCGTCCTGGCGGGGGTCGCCGGCGTCTTCGCCCGGCACCACATCTCGGTGCAGGACGTGCAGCAGACACCCGCGGGTGGCAAGGCCGGCGACGCGTCGGCCGAGTTGTACCTGCTCACCCACGAGGCCAAGGAGGCCGACTTGCTGGAATGCGTCGCAGACCTACAGGCCAGCCCGCAGGTGCAGGCAGCCGTGCGCTTCATGCGCGTCGAGGGCATGTGATGAGCATGCCCGGCCGGATCCCGGAAGCCGGACGCCGATGATCGTCGCCTGCCTCGACCTCGAGGGCGTGCTCGTGCCCGAGATCTGGATCAATGTGGCGGAGCAGACCGGTATCGCCGATCTGGCCCTCACCACTCGCGACATCGCCGACTACGACGAGCTCATGGGGCATCGTCTGCGGGTGCTGGACGAGCACGGGCTGGGTCTGGCCGACATCCAGCGGGTGATCGCGGGTCTCACGCCTCTCCCCGGGGCGCCGGAGTTCCTCGACTGGCTGCGCGAGCGCTTCCAGGTGATCATCTTGTCCGACACCTTCTACCAGTTCGCCGATCCGCTGATGGTCCAGCTGGGCCGTCCCACACTGTTCTGCCACGATCTCGAGGTCACCGCCGCGGGGCGCATCTCCGGCTACCGGCTTCGTATGGCCGACCAGAAGCGGCACTGTGTGGCGGCGTTGCAGCAGGTCAGGTTCGCCTGCATCGCCGCGGGCGACTCGCACAACGACACGTCGATGCTCGGTCAGGCGGACGAGGGGATCTTCTTCAACCCGCCGCGCGCCCTGGCCGACCGCTTCCCGCAGTATCCGGTGGCGTACGACTACGCCGAGCTACGCACGCAATTCCTCGCGGCGCAGGAGCGGATCACCGCGTCCTGACCGCCCTGCGCGGCTCACAACTGCACGGATCACGGGAATACGTGCATTCCCGGGGTCGTTATTTCGGTGGATGATTTGCTAGCCTTGACTCGGCACGGCGATTTGAGACGCCGTCATGGGTCTGATTGTTCAAACCCATGCGTCCGAGAAAGCTGGACGACTGGCCACCTCCTCAGGACCACCGGATCCACCGGTTCGCCCTTCGGGTGACCTCCGATTCACATCATCCGGATGACCGAACCCGAACATCAGCACGCCTCAGGCCTGTGCAATTCGAGCCGTGGCGATGCGTCGGGGCTGCGGGGACAGCCCCAAAGGAAAGGAATCTCGTGACCGAGACTTCAACTGGCCCACAGACCGGCCTGTCGTCCCTGTTGCTGCCGGAGCTCAAGAAAATGGCTTCCGGGATGGGCATCAAGGGTGCGGGCACCATGCGCAAAGCCGATCTTGTGACGGCGATCCAGGCGTCCCAACGTGGTCGTGGCGCCGCGCCGTCGACGCCGCGCGCCTCCGTGGGCGCCGTAGAACTCCACCAGGAAGCGTTGCCCGCCGTGACCGAGGCCGGGCCCGCGAAGACGCCTGCGGCGTCCGCTTCCGGTGACACCGTCGTCGCCGGTCCGCAGTCCGACGGGGCTCAGCCCTCGCGCCGCAGCCGTCGGCAGCGTGGCGAGCGTCCCCAGGAAGCGGGTGAGCAGGCCGTCGAAGCCCGCGTCGAGACCCCCGTGCGTGAGACCCACGAGCGTGTGAACGAGCCGGCGCCCGTGGTGGACTCCGACGGCACGTCGGACGAGGTCGGCGCCCGCCTGGCGGCACTGAGCCAGGACCCGAAGGTGCGTGAGCGCCTGCGTGAGCGGGGAACGAACCGGCCCGCCGAGCAGACCAAGCCGGCCGACGCCGGCGTCGATCTGGCGCCGACCCAACGTCAGGCGCCCGCGACCGTGGTCAGCCCCTCGCGGGACGACGACTCGTCCCAGCCCAACAGCCGCCGCTCGCGGCATCGCCGGCAGCGCGACCGGAACAATAACAACAACAGCAACCGCCGCAACCGGGGCTCGTCAGGCGACGTCGATCGCGTGGACGAGACCGTGCGTGAGGACGACGTCCTCATCGATGTGCGTGGCATCCTCGACGTCCTCGACAACTACGCCTTCGTCCGGACTGCCGGATACCTGCCCGGTCCGAACGACGCCTACGTGTCGTTGTCGATGGTCCGCAAGAACGGGCTGCGCAAGGGCGACATCGTGAGCGGCGCGATCCGCCAGCCCCGCGAGGGCGAACGCCGCGAGAAGTACAACCCGCTGGTCCGGCTCGACACCGTCAACGGGGTCTCTCCCGATCAGATGAAGGACCGCCCGGACTTCAACAAGCTCGTCCCCCTGTACCCGCAGCAGCGGCTGCGCATGGAGACCACACCGCAGAACATGACCGGCCGGATCATCGACCTGGTGAGCCCGATCGGCAAGGGACAGCGCGGCCTCATCGTGTCACCCTCCAAGGCCGGCAAGACGATGGTCATGCAGTCGATCGCGCACGCGGTCACCGCCAACAACCCTGAGGTGCACCTGATGGTCGTCCTGGTGGACGAGCGTCCCGAGGAGGTCACCGACTTCCAGCGGACCACCACCGGTGAGGTCATCGCGTCGACCTTCGATCGTCCGGCCGAGGACCACACGATCGTCGCGGAACTGGCGATCGAACGGGCCAAGCGCCTGGTCGAACTGGGACGCGACGTCGTCGTCCTGCTGGACGGCATCACCCGCCTGGGACGCGCCTACAACCTGGCCGCCCCGGCCTCCGGCCGGATCCTGTCCGGCGGCGTCGACTCCGCGGCCCTCTATCCGCCGAAGAAGTTCTTCGGTGCGGCGCGCAACATCGAGAACGGCGGCTCTCTGACGATCCTGGCCACGGCGCTGGTCGAGAGCGGATCGAAGATGGACGAGGTCATCTTCGAGGAGTTCAAGGGCACCGGCAACATGGAGCTGCGGCTCTCGCGTCAGCTCGCCGACAAGCGCATCTTCCCCGCCATCAACGTGGAGGCCTCCGGCACGCGGCGTGAGGAACTCCTCATGGGACGCACGGAGCTCGACATCATCTGGAAGTTGCGCCGGGTGCTGTCCGGCCTCGAGGACCAGCAGGCCCTCGAGATGCTGCTCAGCCGTATGCGCAAGACCCAGAACAACTCCGAGTTCCTCGTCCTCATCAGCAAGACCACGCCCAGCGCCGACTGAGCCGCGCCGGCCGTTCCCTCGCTCCGAGCGGCGGAACGGCCGGGAGGCCGCCGCGCCTATGGACCCGCTGATCAATGCGGGTAACGCTGGCTGAGTTTGTCGGAGCCCGTTTCCGGACGGCAGTTCCCTGACCCTTCGACAGGCTCAGGGATCGTTGGTCAGCGTTTCTTTAGGGACCCGCTGATCAATGTGGGCAACGCTGGCTGAGCCTGTCGAAGCCCGCTTCCGGACGACAGTTCCCTGACCCTTCGACAGGCTCAGGGATCGTTGGTCAGCGTTTCTTTAGGGACCCGCTGATCAATGTGGGCAACGCTGGCTGAGCCTGTCGAAGCCCGCTTCCGGACGACAGCTCCACGACCCTTCGACAGGCTCAGGGGTCGTTGGTCAGCGTTTCCCTATGCGGGCTCGATGACCACGCCGATGTCGGCGGGTCGCCCGGCGTACATCCACGAGCTGGCCAGGCCGTCAACGCCCGTGGCCGCGTAGTCGGCCGCGTTGGTCCCGGTGATGCCACCTGCCGCGATCAGGACGATGCGCTGATCCACTTCCCGGACGGCGGCGACGATCCCGGCCAGCTCGGACGGCGGGACCTTGTCGAACTGCAGCCCGTCGACCCCGGCCGCGGCGAGCAACAGCGCCTCGTCCCGCCTCGTCACCTCGGCCAGCACCCTCTTCTCGCACGCGTCGCGCCGTAGCCCGGGGACGGCGTCGACGAGTGCCTCGATGCCACCCAACAGCGCCGTGTGCTGCTCGAACACGAGCACGGTCTCCGACAGCCCGAGCCGGTGCGGCAGCGCGCCGCCCGCTTCGAGGGCCTCGATGGCGAGTTCCTTGACGCCGGGGAAGACCTTGCGGGTGCCGAACACGCCGATTCCCGGCGCCGCCGAGCGGGCCGCGTCCACGAGTGCGCGGGTTCTGGTGGCTATCCCGCAGCAACTCTCGAAGACGTTGGCGCACACCTTCCATGCCGCGTGCAGACCGGCCGCCGGGCCCTCGGCCACCAGCAGCGGATCCCCGCGTCCGACGCGCTGCCCGCTGTCGAGGCTGAACGTGATCTCCGCGCCGACGCGTCGGCAGAGCTCCCGTGCCACGGGGACGCCCGCGACGACGATCTCGTCACGGGCGGCGAAGCGGATGCGTGCCGCTCGGTCGCCGATGCCGAGCAGGTGGGTGGTGAGGTCGCCGTAGGGGACGTCCTCGGCCAGCAGCCGATCGATCAGGGCGGTGCTCGGTGCAATCACGGTGCCTCCTCGGAACATGTCACCAGCCTGAGGCCCCGATGTTGCATGCCGGTGACGCCCGTATGGCGGACACCCTGGGGACCGCACGGGATCGTCCGCCTGCCGGGACAACCGGGCCTCCTTGCTGAGGCAATCAGGAGCCTCGGCGTCCCCGCGGGGTGAAAACCGGGGTGATTTCACCGGCCCGGGCTCAGCGGCGGTGCCGGCCACCTGAGCGGCACTCCTAGCCTCCCATAGGGATGGTCCGCGGGGGATGGACCACCGAATGCGCCGCTCCGGACGATGAGCCGCTGGGCCAACGCATTCGACCTGGCTTGAAAGGGTTGGTCGTGGGGCGCTCGAGAAAACTTCTGGCCGTACTGTGTGGGTTCGCCGTGGCCTGCGGGATGCTGACGCTGCCCACAGCGCCGGTGTCGGCCGCAGTGGGTGATCGCACCTCGATCGTCAAGAGCGCGACCGCCACGACCGTGGCGCCGGGCGACGAGTTCGACTACCAGATCCAGATCCAGTGCACCGACTTCGACGATCCCTGCGAGGACGTCGTGGTCACCGACCCCGTGCCCGCGGAATACCTGATCAACGGCGACGTGACGGTGGTGGGCAACGTCGCCGCCGAGGCGTCGGTGGACGGCCAGAACGTGACCGTCCACTTCAGCGCGCCGGTGAGCGCGGGCTCGACCCACACCATCACCATTCCGGTACGGGTCGATCCCGACCTCCCGCGATCGGCCAGTGGGCTACCGGTGACCAACACCGCGACCATCGTGGCGACCAACGCCGATCCGGTCTCCGACAGTGCCGTCGTCACCCCGGAGGTGCCGCTGACGCTGGGCGCGGAGTTGACGAAGATCATCACGCCGGAGAGCGGCACCGCGAATCCCGGCACCAGTACGTTGCTCACCTTCGCCGCGACGAACTCGTCCAACGACGCTGTAGACAACCTCACGATCCAGGATCCCTACGACCTGTCGAACCTCAGCTCGACGACCAACCCGTTCCACTACCTGTCGCCCACCGGGACGGCGACCGTCAGCCAGCTGCCCGAGGGCGCCGACCAGGTGGTGCTGTCCTACTACGTCGACGGCAGCTGGGTGAACGGTCCGGCCAGCGCCGGTGGCACGGTCTCGGGCCCGGCAGTCGCCGACCTGTCCACCGTGCGGGCCGTCCGGCTGGTCTTCTCCGGGGCCATCGAGGCCCAGGCGGTCGCTCGCGTCCAGGTGAACGTCGCTCAGAACGACCGGGTCACCGAGCTCACCGACGACTACACCGTCAACAACCAGGCATCCGCCACAACCGCGGTCGGCGAGACGACCTCGAACCCCGACACCAGTTCCGACACCTACTTCATCGGCTCCGGCGACCT
It includes:
- a CDS encoding homoserine dehydrogenase, yielding MDGEPLRVGLLGGGTVGSQVARLILEHGDDLAARIGRPLELVGIVVRNLDRPRPGLPASLLTTDAEGLVTREGIDIAIELIGGIDPAQDLILKAMSHGASVVTANKALLAAKGDELFGAAQHAGVDLYYEAAVAGAIPIVRPLSESLVGDEIQVVMGIVNGTTNYILDKMTAEGMDYQTALVQAQDLGYAEADPTADVEGHDAAAKAALLASLAFHTRVRGDQVHREGITGVAPQDIRAARGLGCVVKLLAVAKLLDDGQISVRVHPAMVPNTHPLASVKGAYNAIFVEAAAAGRLMFLGPGAGGAPTASAVVGDLVTVARNRSRGVVGPVQPMYNDHEVAPMGLVTTRYFVRLRVQDEPGVLAGVAGVFARHHISVQDVQQTPAGGKAGDASAELYLLTHEAKEADLLECVADLQASPQVQAAVRFMRVEGM
- the thrH gene encoding bifunctional phosphoserine phosphatase/homoserine phosphotransferase ThrH, producing MIVACLDLEGVLVPEIWINVAEQTGIADLALTTRDIADYDELMGHRLRVLDEHGLGLADIQRVIAGLTPLPGAPEFLDWLRERFQVIILSDTFYQFADPLMVQLGRPTLFCHDLEVTAAGRISGYRLRMADQKRHCVAALQQVRFACIAAGDSHNDTSMLGQADEGIFFNPPRALADRFPQYPVAYDYAELRTQFLAAQERITAS
- the rho gene encoding transcription termination factor Rho, with the protein product MTETSTGPQTGLSSLLLPELKKMASGMGIKGAGTMRKADLVTAIQASQRGRGAAPSTPRASVGAVELHQEALPAVTEAGPAKTPAASASGDTVVAGPQSDGAQPSRRSRRQRGERPQEAGEQAVEARVETPVRETHERVNEPAPVVDSDGTSDEVGARLAALSQDPKVRERLRERGTNRPAEQTKPADAGVDLAPTQRQAPATVVSPSRDDDSSQPNSRRSRHRRQRDRNNNNNSNRRNRGSSGDVDRVDETVREDDVLIDVRGILDVLDNYAFVRTAGYLPGPNDAYVSLSMVRKNGLRKGDIVSGAIRQPREGERREKYNPLVRLDTVNGVSPDQMKDRPDFNKLVPLYPQQRLRMETTPQNMTGRIIDLVSPIGKGQRGLIVSPSKAGKTMVMQSIAHAVTANNPEVHLMVVLVDERPEEVTDFQRTTTGEVIASTFDRPAEDHTIVAELAIERAKRLVELGRDVVVLLDGITRLGRAYNLAAPASGRILSGGVDSAALYPPKKFFGAARNIENGGSLTILATALVESGSKMDEVIFEEFKGTGNMELRLSRQLADKRIFPAINVEASGTRREELLMGRTELDIIWKLRRVLSGLEDQQALEMLLSRMRKTQNNSEFLVLISKTTPSAD
- the modD gene encoding ModD protein; the encoded protein is MIAPSTALIDRLLAEDVPYGDLTTHLLGIGDRAARIRFAARDEIVVAGVPVARELCRRVGAEITFSLDSGQRVGRGDPLLVAEGPAAGLHAAWKVCANVFESCCGIATRTRALVDAARSAAPGIGVFGTRKVFPGVKELAIEALEAGGALPHRLGLSETVLVFEQHTALLGGIEALVDAVPGLRRDACEKRVLAEVTRRDEALLLAAAGVDGLQFDKVPPSELAGIVAAVREVDQRIVLIAAGGITGTNAADYAATGVDGLASSWMYAGRPADIGVVIEPA